In Besnoitia besnoiti strain Bb-Ger1 chromosome I, whole genome shotgun sequence, the genomic window AAGGCATTCTTTTTCATTACGCCATATCCGGACGCTAGTATTGGCCCGACCCCCCAGgtgtgtacgtacaccggaGGTCAGGAATTTGACCTTAGCTCGCCGGTCACATCTGTCGTTTTCCTTGGGTTCAAGTAGCTCACATCGTTGAGCCACTATGCATACTGCCAGAGTTTTTTCTTTTGCTCTTTTCTGATTCAAGAACACGGAAAGGACTTCGCCTGCGACGGTGTTCGACAGGCTTGCAAGCACGCAAGGACACGGCAGCAAATGTGGTTCCACGCCGCATGTACGAGCTTCGGTGTTATATTGGTGCCTGAACTTTCTCGCATTTGCGGTGGACCAGCGTCTCCAGTGTAGCGTTATCAGACTGCGGTGCTTCCTTCCtgacgcagctgcttcaACGTAATTGCATGTCAGTCTTGAAACATCGATGCAGCGCGATGGATGACCGACAAACAGATGCGTTCTGGAGTTTTGCAGGGGATGGTAGTTGCTCTTCTCCTATCGATAGTTTTGCGTTTGGGATCAACAATGCAGATGTTGACCGCATCGCGTCTCTCAAGGAGGCTGCCAAATCGGGAGCGCACCAGAACGGCGAAAAGCATGATCCATCCGAGTCGTCACTGTGCGCCTGGATCACATGGCTGGACTGCGCAGAGCGGGGCTACAAGCGACTCTATGGTGCACCTGTCCGAATCCCGTACGCAAGTCTATCTTCAACGTTCTCAAGGACGGGCGCGTCCCTTCCTAACAATGAAGCCGCTCCCTGCGACAACACGGCTGGGGGGTGCTCCACATCTCGGTGGATGCGTTTGCCGCTGGATCTCCAGTCGAAGGTGAAGACACCTATTTTTCCTTTGCCAATGGAGTACATTCAGTCCGACGCTCCGCCAGCTTACCTGTCTTCTCGTCCCACGTCAGGCCTCACGCTGTCTTTGGCGCCGCCAACGTTCGAGCCCGCATCTCCGGATGTTTTCTACTTCAACAACGGTGGATGTCTCCTCGTCCACCCAAACGACTTACACCCTTATTCCATGGAGCTTCACAGGAAAGCAGAATCAGCTTGGAGtggcgcgctggaggctgGCGAGGACGGGTCACGCGCGGATCCAGGCTCCCTCAAGGCGGATTCGGAATCGAAGCAGGCGCAGGGCTCATCGAAGACGGTCTCAGGTCACCAGCCTTCGACAGGAACTTCCGCTACCGAGCAGGAATCTGGCGCTCACAAGCTCAATGGTCAGGATTCTGGAGAGCGCACCGCAGAAGTTAAGGACTCAAATGCGTCGGggagcgcggaagaagacggaaCGAACGCAGTCGCCTCAGGtcaaggcggagacgctgcacAACAAACCAGGCACGCGCAGAAGCAAAGTCTGGAGGAGGAACTTCTGAACGAGCGCCAAAGGCGTCGATGTCTGGGCGTTAGCAGGTACGTCTGGAGTGAACAAGGGAAGAAGATTCTTTTGGCGAATTCCTCGGGGCTCTGGATTTATGACCGATGCTCTGCAATCGAGTCCCTGACCCACGGGGAAGACGCAAATCTCACATCAAAGAAACCCGCCTCGAAGGATTGCGAGAGTCTTGCTTTCGATCAAGCCGCGTTCCTGGTCACAAATCCCTTGACGCGGACAGCCTACTCCGCGCCCCCGACCGGGAAATCTGGTTCGCAGGACggcagcgctgcggcggctaGCCAGTCGGGACTCGCCTCTTCAGCAGATTTGACTTCCGGCGAAGAGTGCGACACTGTGAAAGGgttcgctggcgcggctgcgcagctgcgccacgcAAAGGACAAAGCACTCCACGCCGGAAATCCGGATAAGAATGTTCGTGGAGAAGTCGCGTCTGCTGAAAGCGCGAAGCGTCTGGTGTCGATCCATCCTTCTGGCCGGAGTCGCGCATTCGGTAGTGCGCGGCTTCTTGTGCCTCGAAAGAAGGAGGGGGGACGCTCTATTCTGgatttctccttctcgccggaTGGAAGCCGCGTGGCCTTCGTCCATGATCAGGATATCCACGTCGCCGCGTTCCCTTCGACTGAAAAACCGACGCACCCCGAGGGGCGAACAGGATCGTCGGGTGGCGCTTCGACGGCCCAGGGTGCAACGCACGAGGAAACGGCGGCGCCAGAAAAGCCGTTAAACGGCGGAATCTGCATGCTCACGACGAGCGGAAAGAACGGGAGTCTGGTGAACGGCCTCGCGGAGTACGTTGCTCAAGAGGAGATGTCGCGCAGTCGAGGCTACTGGTGGTAAGTCCCCCAGAGAGAGCGTGGCATGCACCAGTGTCGCGGAGGAACCGCCGAAGCGGTGCTTTTCGTTGTGTAGGACTATGAATTGGTAAGGAGAGCCGCTGACGCCCAAGCCTTCGTTAGGGGTGTgtctgcgcacgcgtcgaAGTGATGCGGAGATGCTGCATTCGTGTACCCCTGTGTTTTCCCCGCCTTTGAATCTGCATTCCTTGTCCGGCAAGGCCCCCTGCATCCCCCGGCGTCATTAGAGAAGGATCCTCGGCTGTCCAACACGCACTCCTCACTCTTCACAGCGGGTGGCGCGGCATTGCGACGCGTGGATGCCTGCTCTAAAGAATTCACGTCAGGTGCCTGCtttgtctccgtcgcgctgcagctgctgaggTACATGCGTCTTCTGACGCGTTGAGGTCTCTTTCTAGACCATACAGACGCGTGTATGTATTTCCGTTCGCGTTGTGTATTTATTTGCGTACGCCATCATCCAGTGCATGTCTCCCGTGCAGCTTTATCGAAGCATGCGCTTCCagctgaggaggcgaaggtgTTTTCCGTTCGTTCAAGTGGCGCACGCGAGCCTCGTTGTGTCACGCGTCTTTCTCAGGTCGCCTTGCGGAGACTTCATCGCATTCTGTCAGTACGAGGAGAATCACATCAAGCCGCTCTGTCTGCAGCGGGTTCAACTCCCGCAGTACCAGACGGCCGACACCGCGAGTGGggctggcgcagcggcgtcgtctgccaGCGCGAAAAGAGACGGCACGacgagcgcagaggcggaccCTTCGAAGGAAGGACAGAAGGCAGAGGCTCGGCTCTCTGTGCCCGGCGCCTCTGgtggcgagccgcaggccgcgcaggctgTCGATCGGGAAATCGAAGAGGAGTGgacggaagaagacgaacagGAGGGGGAGGTAGGAGACTGCGAGATGCTGAAGGCTGCGAGAGACAAGCTGAATGGCCATGTTTCGAGTGGAAATGACTcgaagaaggcagcagagggaCATGCATCCCAAGGAGGCAAGTCCCCCGATAAGGGCCAAGGAGAGCCGGAAGAGTTGCTTATTCAGGAGGAGCATCACTTCCCGTTCGCCGGCTTGCCGAATGTCCGCATCCGGGTTGGTGTCCTGCAGGTAAGCCGGCTCGCAGCGACAAGGAAGAGGTTTCGTGTCTAGCGCTgccgagaagaaagaagcgcTCTACAAAGAAGGCGAGCCGACGCACGCACGGAGTGACTGCGAGGAGTGGAAATAGTTTAGAGACGGCCGCAGATGAGAGGCCCGCTGAAAGGGCTCGAGGAAGGCAGTGCTCAAGGAAAGTCGGCAAGTGCTTCGCTCAGCTTCGCCGGGGTCTTCTCCAATGCAGCTGGAAGAAGACTGAACCTGGCAGGCTACTGTTGCGGCAGACGGGTGTAGTCGTGAGACAGCAGTCTGCATCTGAGATGTCGCGTCGAGCTCCTGAGGGGTTCAAAATTCGGGCCTGGCAGGTGGCCCCGTTTCTGTTTTTGCTCGTTCTTCTGTGTGTGAACGTGTGATGTTTTGCCTCTTTTGCGTGGCGTCCAGGTACCCTCGGCGAGCGAGCTTCGGCGGGCAGCCGCGTGTCGGGCGTCGAGCGGCGAGGTTACTTGTCTGGAGCAGCAAGGTGCCGCAGAAGGCAAGTCGTCTTCcagctctgcgtctgcgtgctcCTTGCCGGGGTACTCGCTGTATGAGCCTCTGCAGGCTTGTCCTCGCTGCAGAACGTCCTGCGTGTGCCGTTCTGCTCCCTCGACCCCCGCCGGGCCGAGCTCTGCGCCCGGGAGAGCGGCCGGTGCCGCGCCGGGATCGCCACAACGCGTAGaggtttcttcttctgcaccTCTTCTGAGTCGCGAGCGCTTCCTGGAGCTCCCAGTCCACGACTGGAAAGAGGATTTCTACGTCGCGCGGGCACAGTGGATCGCTCTTGAGGACTGGAGCGACCTCGTCGTGCTCAAGCTTCtcacgcgcgaggaagccgagctCATGAAggaaggcctccgccgccccgcacaggccagagaggaggcgagtgGTCTTTCGATGCAGCGAGAAaatgcggcagccgcagagacgggAGACGCCCCTTCACCTCCCCCGgtgctgcttctgcagctgcaggatCGGCTCCAGCAAGAGCTGCGGATATGTGCAGCTTTGCCGTGGCTTCCGTCGGATTTCGGCGAGAGCCCAGCGGAACATAGAGAGGAAAAgctgcgctgcgtcgtctgcttcaCGGAGCGGTCTCGCTTCTGGATCAACCTCCACGACGACCTGCACCAAGTCGGTAAATCGCTTTGGTACCTGTGGAGCGCCGAACGAAAAACCATGAACGAACTCTACTTGCAGGTGAGAAAACGGAGGCAGGGCCGGGATATCAAAACTGGCTTACGCAGCACGAGGTGCGGAGTtccctttttttccttcgcggcgtggacgcagagacagaccgGGTTTTCTGGGTGCAGACTGCGTTACGGAATAACTTTTGCTTTGAACTTCGCTTCTGTTCATATGTGCCCGTAATGCCTGTCGCCGCGAGGTCGGTAGCAAGTCTGTAGCCTGCGTTCTCCTGGTGATGCTTGACAGGGCTCCagcgtccttcgccttcgtgtTGCCGCTGCGTTGTCTCTGTGTGGGGATGTCGTCTTCGTAGGGTCGGTCTCTCGGGTGTCAACGCCTCCGGCTGTTCAAGCTGAATGTTTTCGTGTGTCTTTGCATCGTGAGCTTCCACGCGTCTGGCTGTACTCGGCGTGTCTCCGCATGACAGAAGCCTTCTCTTGGTGTAGAAAGTTCCTTTGTTCAagcgtttcttctcttcaTGCTGTCATTTCAAGACTCTGGTTGGTCTGTTTGTTGTTTTCTGTGTAGAATCTCGCGCTTCCGGAGctctccttccgcctctcggCGTGCGCCCCGCATCTGCGactcctctccgtcctcgcgccgccgacgctgcCCCTGTTTTCGTCCTCTGGTCATCGCTACGTCATCTTCTCCGCCAACCGTCAAACTGAGGAggctcctccttcctcgACTTTCGTGTGCCTTGCGCAACTGCCGAAAGAGAGCGACTTGAAGAGTCTACAGCGCTGGTGTCTCTTGGAGGGCCAGCGAGATTCGGCGCCCAcggaagagcgagaaaaactccggggcgaagagaaagaagagaaagcaggGTGGAAGCGAGGCACGTTCTGGGGGCAGCGAGGAAAGTGGAGGATCGAGGTAAGCTACAGCGAGTCAACCCTGCGCCTTTTTCGTCTCCTTTCATGCGTTtggttttcttctccgcctcggctggatcttttctctcttgccTTGTGTCTCGAACATATTGTTTACCTTTTCCGCGTGTGTGGTTCTGCTTGTCTGCTGGGTTTCCAAACTCCGCATGTGTCTCCACTGTCTCCCCTGTTCTCGTTCTCTGTCGCTCCCCTCTGCGCAGTCTggtctctcctcgcttgGTATCGCAGCTGTGTATCTGAatctgttttctcttcttgtTTGTCCCTTTGGTTGCGTGTTGTCCTCTCTGTCCCGCGgttctcctccctctccatTTATTTCCGCAGTCTTGGCGGGGTGCATGCAACTGCCACTCCGGTGTATGTGGCTGAGAGTTGGGCCGTTGCGGTTTCTCTCTTTTAGATTCGCGATCTTCACCAACCTTGGGCTTTCGTGACGAACCCGGCCGTGGAGGGTGTTCACTCATTCGCGATCGCAGACAAGCTGCCGCTCATCGCCCACCAGCATCAttcgcgtgtctctccacGCCAGATCTGGTGAGGTGCAGCAGAAGACCGCAGGGTGTCAatcgaggaggcagagggggTGCCGGGGGGAATTGCGAGGTACAGAAGATGGGGAAGCGCAGACACGGACGGAACAAGAAAAGAGGAAAGTCGCGGCATTGTAAAGAGCCACGAGGCGTGAGCTCTCCGCAGAATAAACTCTCAGATGTTTGTGCTCAAGAAAGTCTTGCCCTCCCCCCTCGTTTCGTCTGGGCGAAGCACGAGGGGCGCGCCAGGGAGTATAGAGAAGGACAGACAACTGGGAGAGTGAAATCATTCAAACCCCGGGAGAGGGAGTTTTGTCCTGAAAAAAGAGGTAAGAAGAGCGCATGCAAGGGTGTTCGTCTGCATGTATTCATAATGTGCGATGGGTGTGTTTCAGGATTCGTTACATTCCGGACTGGGACGAAGTGCTTCGCCGTGAGCACGTATCCCCCGCGAAAGCGTCTCTGTTTtactctctctccgcggcggcgcagcgcgggcaGGCGGTATTTgagcgccagctgcgtctcGAAGGCGAGGTGCGTGTAAAGGCCGCCAAGGACGTAGGGGCGTCTGCCTCAGAGTCTTTCTCGCGTGCCCGCGCGGGAaaagcgcctccgctcggcgaagaagcaggcCGGTCTTTAGGAGGAAAAAGCGCAGCCCCCAgtgcgaagaagcgagcggcGAAAACAGGAAAGGATGTGCAGGCAGCCcaagagaagacgcagaacgcGCAAGAAGAGGATCTCCAGTGCTCGCAAGCGgtagaagaggaaggcggtgTCACGCAGAGCACCCTCCTCCAGGGACAGGAAATCGACCTCCAAGTTCTCCGTGGCTGCGAGCACCTTCTCTACGCCTATGGAGACACTGCAGCTGCGGGAATGGTGAGACAtgctttcctctccctctcctgaTAGATAGTTCTCCGATGACGTCTGGCAACGGCAGCGCAGTCAAGCATGCATACCTGCGAGCATGCCTGTAGATAGATGGACAGACGTATAGATAGATTTG contains:
- a CDS encoding hypothetical protein (encoded by transcript BESB_006960) yields the protein MSVLKHRCSAMDDRQTDAFWSFAGDGSCSSPIDSFAFGINNADVDRIASLKEAAKSGAHQNGEKHDPSESSLCAWITWLDCAERGYKRLYGAPVRIPYASLSSTFSRTGASLPNNEAAPCDNTAGGCSTSRWMRLPLDLQSKVKTPIFPLPMEYIQSDAPPAYLSSRPTSGLTLSLAPPTFEPASPDVFYFNNGGCLLVHPNDLHPYSMELHRKAESAWSGALEAGEDGSRADPGSLKADSESKQAQGSSKTVSGHQPSTGTSATEQESGAHKLNGQDSGERTAEVKDSNASGSAEEDGTNAVASGQGGDAAQQTRHAQKQSLEEELLNERQRRRCLGVSRYVWSEQGKKILLANSSGLWIYDRCSAIESLTHGEDANLTSKKPASKDCESLAFDQAAFLVTNPLTRTAYSAPPTGKSGSQDGSAAAASQSGLASSADLTSGEECDTVKGFAGAAAQLRHAKDKALHAGNPDKNVRGEVASAESAKRLVSIHPSGRSRAFGSARLLVPRKKEGGRSILDFSFSPDGSRVAFVHDQDIHVAAFPSTEKPTHPEGRTGSSGGASTAQGATHEETAAPEKPLNGGICMLTTSGKNGSLVNGLAEYVAQEEMSRSRGYWWSPCGDFIAFCQYEENHIKPLCLQRVQLPQYQTADTASGAGAAASSASAKRDGTTSAEADPSKEGQKAEARLSVPGASGGEPQAAQAVDREIEEEWTEEDEQEGEVGDCEMLKAARDKLNGHVSSGNDSKKAAEGHASQGGKSPDKGQGEPEELLIQEEHHFPFAGLPNVRIRVGVLQVPSASELRRAAACRASSGEVTCLEQQGAAEGKSSSSSASACSLPGYSLYEPLQACPRCRTSCVCRSAPSTPAGPSSAPGRAAGAAPGSPQRVEVSSSAPLLSRERFLELPVHDWKEDFYVARAQWIALEDWSDLVVLKLLTREEAELMKEGLRRPAQAREEASGLSMQRENAAAAETGDAPSPPPVLLLQLQDRLQQELRICAALPWLPSDFGESPAEHREEKLRCVVCFTERSRFWINLHDDLHQVGKSLWYLWSAERKTMNELYLQNLALPELSFRLSACAPHLRLLSVLAPPTLPLFSSSGHRYVIFSANRQTEEAPPSSTFVCLAQLPKESDLKSLQRWCLLEGQRDSAPTEEREKLRGEEKEEKAGWKRGTFWGQRGKWRIEIRDLHQPWAFVTNPAVEGVHSFAIADKLPLIAHQHHSRVSPRQIWIRYIPDWDEVLRREHVSPAKASLFYSLSAAAQRGQAVFERQLRLEGEVRKDVQAAQEKTQNAQEEDLQCSQAVEEEGGVTQSTLLQGQEIDLQVLRGCEHLLYAYGDTAAAGMVLHEFQQVQRLYVRVVRSLVAPVPFQLENEGERLYGCYYRPSPAVHGPGPYRAVVSLYGGPTLQFVPDAFDLLMDMRAQALAKLGLIVVKVDSRGSFGRSVAFEKAAIHRRLGSVELRDQRAAVEHLRRLGLVALHAHEAAYSPRALALGAAGEPLAPNAEKENMKKRVRLESGKGKAAAAETPRRSQRKRSKTGAAGEETRTPQAAEETPARGEQGDQEPVEDAELAGNAGALGGDGLVTSGVGIYGISYGGYLAAMAHFTHPEFFTCCWSAAPVTAWELYSTHYTERFLSLPHLNAEGYKQSSVLSHVKFLEPQTNRLKLLHGYLDENVHMQHSLLLIDKMIQHQLPADFVCLPQSRHGPNIPSERRFFTHKLFLFFAEHLLPPQLRPKWPSRQPRSPAVPASKLSPGSSGVPDPSSN